From a region of the Manduca sexta isolate Smith_Timp_Sample1 unplaced genomic scaffold, JHU_Msex_v1.0 HiC_scaffold_3325, whole genome shotgun sequence genome:
- the LOC115445262 gene encoding pyrroline-5-carboxylate reductase 3 — protein sequence MNLKIGFIGGGNMSTAIFRGIMKSNGHPPSEIWVSGPNLSNLKHWSDSGAHITTRNDEIFNNCDIVFLGVKPDKLHVAISQCQNNAKKNTERNVLFVSMLGGITIKTLHQALRTLDNYANVSVVRIMPNTPMEVGTGVCLYSHDDIATEEQCTVLRKLLSCCGLFENIPESLMNSLGILTACGPAFMYIVIESLADGAVKLGVPRAMALRHASQVVAGSGQMVLQSGKHPGLLKDEVCSPGGSTICGVSELENGRLRATLIAALEAASQKTKNVGENKSTSKH from the exons ATGAACTTAAAAATTGGTTTTATCGGAGGAGGAAATATGTCTACGGCAATATTTCGTGGTATAATGAAAAGTA ATGGACACCCTCCATCAGAAATATGGGTGTCGGGACCAAATTTATCCAATCTCAAACATTGGAGTGACTCAGGTGCTCACATCACCACACGCaatgatgaaatatttaataactgtGATATAGTTTTTCTAGGTGTAAAACCTGATAAGCTACATGTAGCTATTagtcaatgtcaaaataatgcaaaaaaaaatactgagagAAATGTCCTCTTTGTATCGATGTTGGGTGGCATCACTATTAAGACTTTACACCAA gcCTTAAGGACATTGGATAATTATGCAAATGTAAGTGTAGTGAGAATAATGCCCAACACGCCTATGGAGGTTGGTACAGGTGTGTGTCTTTACTCTCATGATGACATTGCTACAGAAGAGCAGTGTACTGTGCTAAGAAAGCTATTAAGCTGTTGCGGGCTCTTTGAAAATATTCCTGAATCTCTTATGAACTCATTGGGAATTCTCACTGCATGTGGCCCTGCATTT ATGTATATTGTGATAGAATCCTTAGCAGATGGAGCTGTAAAACTCGGTGTTCCAAGAGCAATGGCTCTACGTCACGCGTCACAAGTGGTAGCGGGCAGTGGTCAGATGGTATTGCAGTCTGGAAAACATCCTGGATTGCTTAAAGACGAAGTTTGCTCACCAGGTGGCTCTACCATATGTGGTGTCAGTGAACTTGAAAATGGAAGGCTAAG GGCTACATTAATAGCGGCTTTGGAGGCAGCATctcaaaaaactaaaaatgttggtgaaaataaaagtacgagtaaacattaa